The following coding sequences are from one Triplophysa dalaica isolate WHDGS20190420 chromosome 12, ASM1584641v1, whole genome shotgun sequence window:
- the LOC130433511 gene encoding serine/threonine-protein kinase pim-1-like: MQFGLDLNSGDVQNPGPNEADGGAEIQQSQSVGQSEENLEDEEISGVIFQEINSSMYKVGELLAVDSSVSVYEGTRVQDDLKVLVKYINTMERVDYIFIPGYPPPLPRQVGLHLLACQGDVVHEILQLVDWQEFPDRLVMVLERPSPCEGLDEFLASKGGELDELSAKEIMWQATWAAHMCCKRGVFHRDIKLKNFFIKADTLDLKLDNFGCGELLHKSAYKTFTGTRDYFCPEFFRTGEYYGKPATVYSLGVLCLQCCAGNSPTAMTGTRSGLKTA, from the exons ATGCAATTTGGGTTGGATTTGAACAGCGGTGATGTTCAAAATCCAGGCCCAAATGAGGCAGACGGGGGTGCAGAAATCCAGCAATCTCAATCAGTCGGTCAGTCTGAAGAGAATCTGGAAGATGAGGAGATCTCTGGTGTGATCTTTCAGG AGATCAACTCCAGCATGTATAAGGTCGGTGAACTGCTGGCGGTAGACAGTTCAGTATCTGTCTATGAAGGAACCCGTGTGCAGGATGACTtgaag GTGCTAGTGAAATACATTAACACCATGGAGCGGGTGGATTATATCTTCATC CCGGGTTATCCTCCACCCCTTCCCCGTCAGGTGGGTCTTCACCTACTTGCCTGTCAGGGAGACGTCGTTCATGAGATTCTGCAGCTCGTGGACTGGCAGGAGTTTCCCGACCGCCTGGTCATGGTGCTGGAGCGCCCTTCTCCTTGTGAGGGTTTAGACGAGTTTCTCGCCAGTAAAGGGGGAGAGCTTGATGAGCTGTCAGCCAAGGAGATCATGTGGCAGGCAACCTGGGCTGCCCACATGTGCTGCAAGCGGGGTGTTTTCCATCGGGATATCAAGCTGAAGAACTTCTTCATAAAAGCAGACACCCTGGACCTCAAGCTTGACAACTTTGGGTGCGGAGAGCTGCTTCATAAGTCTGCCTACAAGACTTTTACAG GAACGAGAGATTATTTCTGCCCTGAGTTCTTCCGAACGGGCGAATACTATGGAAAGCCGGCGACGGTGTACTCGCTCGGGGTGTTGTGTTTGCAATGTTGCGCGGGAAATTCCCCGACTGCAATGACAGGAACTCGATCTGGTCTAAAGACGGCTTGA